In the genome of Paenibacillus pabuli, the window CGATGATTCGACCGTGATGGTGCATATCCGCCGCATACGGGAGAGGATTGAACTCGATCCCGGCAATCCAAAGCTGCTGCTTACGGTACGCGGACTTGGCTACAAGCTGGTGAAGGAGCCGGAGGAGCGATGAAAATCCAGCAACGTATGGCTTTCCACTTCACGTATCAGTTGATTTTCTATGCTCTGGCAATTGTGACCATTGCTTTGGTTGCCTGCATCCTGTTCTTTCAGAACATGACCAGTAATGAGATACGCCGGAACTTTCCGGTTGGCGTCCTGCAACAGATTGCCCAAGAAGCCCAGTACAAAGACGGAAAAATTCACATCTTCTCCCAGTGGAACAAGCTTATCAAAGAGAAAGAGATGTGGCTGCAGGTGGTTAGTGCGGAAGGAGACGTAGTCTACAGCATTAATACAACTCCCTACCCCGCACTGCCTGCCTCCTACTCCACCGCTCAATTGCTCGATATCCAGGAGACACGGAGACTGGGGTCTTATGCTGTGCAGACGCAACTGAATTTTTCGTTCCAGGACCCGCTTCTATATATACTCGGCTATTCAACCCCTGACCTTGACCAGCTCACGGCGTGGTTCAACGCTTACGGACAGCAGGGCATGGTAAGAAGTGAAGCGGTTCCCCTCTTGGAACAGCAGCTTCGAGAGACTGGCAGTTATCTGCAAGTGATCGACCCTGAGAGTAACACCGTACAAGGCATTGGCGATCAAACGTATGTACAAAAGGCATATCGGCCGCTGGATATTCTGGCCATCCAGCAGTCTCCAGACAACTATGACGCGGGTATTGTGGCCCACCGGGACGAGCCGAGCGGAATGACCTGGATCGTCTATACGCCCCATGCAGCCGGACTCCCTCTGAAGCATCCTGTATTGGAAAACGCAACGCCGAGACTCATCTGGATTGCGGTACTGATCCTGATCCTCGCTCTGTCGATCTCCATCTGGCATGGCTACCGCTATGGGCGGCCTCTGATTCTGTTCGCAGGCTGGTTCGAACGGATGGGCCAAGGGCAGTACGACGAGGTGCTGACCGCCAAGGACAAACGTAAGGTATTCCGCCGCAATGGCACTATGCGAACCCGCAACAGGCTCTATCAGGAAGTCATTCAAGCCTTCTATCAAATGACTCATCAATTGGCTCAAATCGAGAGGGACCGCAAGAGGCTCGAGAAGGAGCAGGCGGAGTGGATGTCAGGGATCTCCCATGATCTGCGCACACCTCTGGCCACGATTCAAGGCTACGGATATATGCTGGAGAAGCTGCCTGAGCAATGGAGCCAAGAGGAAATGCGGATCATGGGTGCGACCATCCGGGAAAAAGGGGATTATATGCTTGAGCTGATCTCCGACTTCTCTCTAATCCATCAGCTCAAGCAGAGCGATTCCATCATGGTCCGCCGGGACATCGATCTGGCAGAGTTGGTACGCTGCTCCGTGTTGAAGTACGTCAACGATGCCACCATGTCTGAGTATCTGTTTCACTACACCGGGGAAGAGGATTCCCTGTTGATACAGGGAGATGTAACCTGGTTACAGCGGCTGATGGACAATTTGCTGTCCAATGCGGTCAAGCATAATCCGCCAGGCACAACCATTACCGTCAATCTTATCCGAGTCAACGGCCAAGCTTGCATACGGGTACTCGATAATGGGAACGGGATGGATGAGGAGACAATGCATCATTTGTTCAATCGCTATTACCGCGGAACCAATACCGAGGAATCAACAGACGGCTCCGGACTCGGAATGAGCATCGCCAAAACCATCGTCGAAGCACACGGCGGCGAAATCAAGGTCCAATCGAAAATTGGGCAAGGCACGGAATTTGAGATTCTTTTGCCCTGCTGTTAGATCACGCTAATCTGTCAAGTTCAGCTAATTCTGTAATGAAGCAAAGAATTCAGGCAATCGGACTTCATTTCACTTCAAGTGAGCAATCTTGAAGGCTCTGCGGAATTCTATCAAAACTATCTCGGACTGGTCCGCTCACAGGCGGGACCACCTCATGCTGTGGTCTTTGAAACAAAGCCTATTGCATTTGCTCTTCGTGACCTAATGCCAGGAATAGAACTCGGTTCAGGTACTCAGCCTGGACTT includes:
- a CDS encoding HAMP domain-containing sensor histidine kinase, which produces MKIQQRMAFHFTYQLIFYALAIVTIALVACILFFQNMTSNEIRRNFPVGVLQQIAQEAQYKDGKIHIFSQWNKLIKEKEMWLQVVSAEGDVVYSINTTPYPALPASYSTAQLLDIQETRRLGSYAVQTQLNFSFQDPLLYILGYSTPDLDQLTAWFNAYGQQGMVRSEAVPLLEQQLRETGSYLQVIDPESNTVQGIGDQTYVQKAYRPLDILAIQQSPDNYDAGIVAHRDEPSGMTWIVYTPHAAGLPLKHPVLENATPRLIWIAVLILILALSISIWHGYRYGRPLILFAGWFERMGQGQYDEVLTAKDKRKVFRRNGTMRTRNRLYQEVIQAFYQMTHQLAQIERDRKRLEKEQAEWMSGISHDLRTPLATIQGYGYMLEKLPEQWSQEEMRIMGATIREKGDYMLELISDFSLIHQLKQSDSIMVRRDIDLAELVRCSVLKYVNDATMSEYLFHYTGEEDSLLIQGDVTWLQRLMDNLLSNAVKHNPPGTTITVNLIRVNGQACIRVLDNGNGMDEETMHHLFNRYYRGTNTEESTDGSGLGMSIAKTIVEAHGGEIKVQSKIGQGTEFEILLPCC
- a CDS encoding VOC family protein, which gives rise to MSLQVSNLEGSAEFYQNYLGLVRSQAGPPHAVVFETKPIAFALRDLMPGIELGSGTQPGLGVALWLHAPDTQEIHDKLIAGGVKITSAPIDRPFGRTFTFADSDGYLVTLHSKA